TCCCTTCGCTACTCGACCGGTAAGCCAGGTGCGATGGTTGGCGACCACAAGGTCACCGTGATCGGTGGAACGACCAAGGGCGGCGCTCCGGCTGAATCGGAAGGTCTTGCCACGTTGACCGAAGGTGACGCCGCTCCGAAACCGCTTGGCCGACCAGAGGGTGGTGCCAAACGTGGTGGACCGTCCAAACCTGTTGAAGGAATTACGGCAACCGTCAAGGCGGGTGAAGACAATCACATCGTCATCGAACTGTAAGAAACATCCTACCGGAGTCGCATAGCGACGAAGGTTAGTCCATGCAATTCAAGTTGCTGGTTGGTTCCCGTGGTTTTGGCTGCGGGGGCCATTTTTTATCGGT
The genomic region above belongs to Blastopirellula marina and contains:
- a CDS encoding carboxypeptidase-like regulatory domain-containing protein, whose protein sequence is MKKTLLAIAMLGIVSLAGCGGEEGPEMGMVTGTITKGGAPLVGANLEFYPIGDGGASYGTSDEEGNFSLRYSTGKPGAMVGDHKVTVIGGTTKGGAPAESEGLATLTEGDAAPKPLGRPEGGAKRGGPSKPVEGITATVKAGEDNHIVIEL